The genomic stretch GAGGCACTGCTCAGGCATCCCCTTTCTTTTTCAGACGGTGAACTGGGTTTCCATGGCAATGCACGGACATGCCTGATGAAGCAGAAGCACAGGATGATGGAggagaggaaagcagcagaaaatccGTGCCCTCCAGGCACTGGCTCGGGTCGGCCCTGAAGCAGTTCCTCCCTCCGTGGTGCTGGTATCCCAGTGCATGTTGCTTCCTTGGCCTCCACAATAAACAGACATCTGTACAGCTGGGCTCTGTATTCATTCTTTGAAGAGCTCTGCaagccctcagctccaggcacttgggGCCGCCACTGTTGGGGTTtgccctcctctcctccatGAGCCTCCAGAACattctgtgtgctgctctgccctggctctgaCTTCCCTCACTGAgtgaagtgcccaaggccaggctggacagagcctggagcagcattAGTGGaaggtggaactggatgagttTCCAGGTCCTTCCCAACCCACCCCAGGTGGTTTTACCCACCTGCACCAACCCCCATCACACCAAGCATGGATTCCTGGTTCTCTGATCTCTTTATTGTCCTACAAAACCCCTTAGGTGGTGGCCACAGCGGCTGCCTGGGTCCTCTGCACCGACACTCTGGTGTGGGTCTTGGCCAGATGATCAGTGAATTCCTGCAAGAGACACCAATGGGGTTATTCCCCCAGACCCCTCACGGGTTCCTCAGCACCACTCCCACCCCTCGTGTGCACTGAGGTTGGGGTGGCTTAGCTTCATAGCTGCCAAACCTTTGGGTacagaaatctgaattttagGGGCAATTTTGAGTTCTAAGTTACCAAAACACTCTTACCTGGTAGGGAGACTTGGTGAAGACAGTCTCTTTCCAGAGGTCAGGAGTCAGGTAGCTGTAGGTTTTGGAGATGGCATCGAAGGTGGCTTTAGCTGCAGAGAGATGTCACACGCTGTCACAAAGTGCCCGCCAACGGCTGCAGAACCAGCCCGCTGATCAACCCACAGCTCCAAAATAGCCCCCGGTTACAAAAATGTAGAACTTTGAAAGGATCAGGGAGACCAGGGAGGGCCTCTCTGATGAACCCAACAAAGCTCAGGTTGCTCTCTCTCTCCAGTTACGACGATTACACCACGGCACACAAGTGCAATCGCGCAGATTGGGAGATCCAGGAGCGTTGAaccccacagctctgtcaccaaCTCTGGCGgaacctgcagcagcactgactgcactggcagcacaaatggagctgctgtgccccatAGGTGACAGAACTGTCCCTAAACCCCGcggcagccccagagctcacCAAAGTTGCCGAGGGTGGCCGTGCAGCCCCGCGCTGACGTGTAGCAGTCATCGATGCCGGCCATCATCAGCAGCTTCTTGGGGACAGGGGCGGACACGATCCCAGTGCCACGGGGGGCCGGGATCAGGCGCACCAGCACGGAGCCACAGCGCCCGGTGACCTGCAGGGACACGGCGGGGTCAGCCCCAAGCAGAGGGACACAGTGGGGTCAgtcccagagctcagcctggggccaggccagCAGGACTCTCACCTTGCAGGGCACCGTGTGTGGCTTCCCGATCTTGTTGCCCCAGTAGCCGCGCCGCACGGGCACGATGGACAGCTTGGCCAGGATGATGGCCCCGCGGATGGCCGTGGCCACCTCCTTGGAGCActtcacccccagccccacgtGGCCGTTGTAGTCCCCGATGGCGACAAAGGCCTGCAGCACAAGAGGAGTTTTCAGTGCTCCAGCCAGGGCTATGCATGGTGGTGTGCACTTAGCAGGAACTCACAGCTCACCCCCAAACCTTACACACGGCTCTCAAAACCCGTTTCTCCCCTCAGAGTTCATCCTGCAGGCAGAACCAGCCAAGCACTAGAACTCAATTCCTTGCTGCAGCCTCACTCTGGTCAGAACTCCCCACAATTCCCCAACAGCACCCCCTGCTTACA from Ammospiza caudacuta isolate bAmmCau1 chromosome 17, bAmmCau1.pri, whole genome shotgun sequence encodes the following:
- the RPS2 gene encoding small ribosomal subunit protein uS5 yields the protein MADDAGAAGGAGAARGGFRGGFGTGLRGRGRGRGRGRGRGRGARGGKAEDKEWIPVTKLGRLVKDMKIKSLEEIYLFSLPIKESEIIDFFLGSSLKDEVLKIMPVQKQTRAGQRTRFKAFVAIGDYNGHVGLGVKCSKEVATAIRGAIILAKLSIVPVRRGYWGNKIGKPHTVPCKVTGRCGSVLVRLIPAPRGTGIVSAPVPKKLLMMAGIDDCYTSARGCTATLGNFAKATFDAISKTYSYLTPDLWKETVFTKSPYQEFTDHLAKTHTRVSVQRTQAAAVATT